The following proteins come from a genomic window of Paenibacillus spongiae:
- a CDS encoding AraC family transcriptional regulator: MHYRQRIQHVLEYIETNLYEELSSAKLAGIAGFSKSHFLKVFEALAGYTIMSYIRNRRLHMAAAEINRGVKRIADIAYDHGFESHDVFGRAFKRAYGITPESYRKRQFVLPDFHKINLETEDSEEMIDAVEASAFVTIPEMKLIGIERRIEEGSLSPAELWPYYFENWEALFKDIAKLRIEPEKDIDYALTVDRDEEGFTYFIGIEVSSVDYIPEGAAARIIPKTKYAKFTAVGPVHESIARTYGYIYKHWFPQSDYQLQLSAGPIIEYYDMRCATHIGIPPERHEMDIYIPIEPVITEAKEVVELPPYKAAYYKATGAAGNKWKQVKKEAFDVMIEWTSARASGIDAAILPIRTWNNGGVADKDFYYEVFMDVTGLDLPASGDERVQMIEMAGGLYMVTPTLHRTLEPTGRAAWNWFESSHEYACVHCEGFEEFLIVDDKVTLETMIRIHIRAERRSVPGSVDSPSAAVPTR; encoded by the coding sequence ATGCATTATCGTCAACGCATCCAGCACGTACTTGAATATATCGAAACCAACCTGTATGAAGAGCTCTCCTCGGCGAAGCTGGCCGGTATAGCCGGGTTTTCCAAGTCCCATTTTCTCAAGGTATTCGAAGCGTTGGCAGGTTACACCATTATGTCTTATATACGCAACCGACGGCTTCATATGGCTGCTGCGGAAATTAACCGAGGAGTCAAGCGGATTGCCGATATCGCATACGATCACGGTTTCGAATCCCATGATGTATTCGGCCGCGCGTTCAAGCGCGCATACGGGATTACGCCGGAAAGCTATCGGAAACGGCAGTTCGTGCTTCCTGATTTCCACAAGATTAACCTGGAAACGGAAGATAGTGAGGAGATGATCGACGCGGTGGAAGCATCGGCATTCGTGACGATCCCCGAAATGAAGTTAATAGGCATTGAGCGCCGGATCGAGGAAGGCAGTCTATCGCCGGCCGAATTATGGCCGTATTATTTTGAGAATTGGGAAGCCCTCTTCAAGGACATCGCCAAGTTGCGAATAGAACCGGAGAAGGATATCGATTATGCATTGACGGTTGACCGCGATGAGGAAGGGTTTACTTACTTTATTGGAATCGAGGTCTCTAGCGTGGACTACATCCCCGAAGGAGCCGCTGCGAGAATCATTCCAAAGACCAAGTATGCGAAGTTTACAGCGGTCGGGCCGGTTCACGAATCCATTGCCAGAACCTACGGATATATTTACAAGCATTGGTTTCCTCAATCCGATTATCAACTGCAACTGTCAGCCGGCCCAATAATCGAATATTACGACATGCGCTGCGCGACGCACATCGGAATTCCGCCTGAACGGCATGAGATGGATATCTACATTCCCATTGAGCCTGTAATAACGGAAGCGAAGGAGGTCGTCGAGCTTCCCCCTTACAAAGCAGCCTACTATAAGGCTACAGGAGCAGCGGGGAATAAATGGAAGCAGGTGAAGAAGGAAGCGTTCGACGTCATGATCGAATGGACCAGTGCCAGGGCCAGTGGCATCGATGCAGCGATCCTTCCCATTCGTACCTGGAATAATGGCGGTGTGGCGGACAAGGATTTTTACTATGAGGTATTCATGGACGTTACGGGCCTGGATCTTCCTGCTTCAGGCGATGAGCGCGTTCAAATGATCGAGATGGCAGGAGGATTGTATATGGTCACTCCAACCCTTCATCGAACGCTGGAACCGACAGGTAGAGCAGCATGGAATTGGTTCGAGAGCAGTCATGAATATGCATGCGTTCACTGTGAAGGCTTCGAGGAATTTCTGATCGTGGATGACAAGGTCACACTGGAAACCATGATCCGGATTCATATCCGGGCTGAGCGGAGGTCCGTACCTGGAAGCGTAGACTCTCCATCAGCGGCGGTGCCGACAAGATAG